The Cheilinus undulatus linkage group 21, ASM1832078v1, whole genome shotgun sequence region GAAACACTGATTGGAGATGAGACTTAGTATTTTTGAAACAGCAAGTTATGAGATGAATGTttgatacaatataatacagtGGTTGAACAAAAGACAGCATGTTATTAAAAGTTTGTTGAACTTGAAAGTTGAGTTTTGTCAGTCCTTCTAAGTCCTTTTTTGTGCTCACTGTGTTTGTCCTTAAAAGTCCTAATGTCATCAAATGGACTCACAGCTCTGCTCCTCAGTTGACTTTAGCCATGAGCTGCTCTGTAAAAAGCTTCTTCAGCTGAGCCACCTCCTCACTCAGAGAGTTGAGCTGGGACTTCAGGTGAGTGTTCTCATGCTTAAACTGGCCTTCAGTGGGCCCTTGTGTGGAAGAAGTCTGGAGGCTGTAGATAGAAGCTGAGGCATTGTAATGAGGAGAAAGTCTCCCCCTCCTGGCATCATCACCCTCCAGCTGCTGGAGCCAGGAGCCAGTGCAGTGCCCTGCTCCCATTTCACCTCCACTGAGTCCTCTAGTGACCTCTCTCTGACCTTCCCGACCCACTGTGGACAGTGTTGGACTACGCCTGGCACTCATGTTGTCCCCTGCAGCATCGCCTGCATCCCCACTGCCAGGGGTCTTGAAGCGTAGCTTGTGAGGGAGGTTTTTCATGGCTTCAGCTTGGTCAAGCCTCTCTCCTGTGAGCCCTGCTGTGTGGTGGAGATCGGCAGGGGAGTGGTGAAGGTCATAGCCTACTTCCTCTGATCTGTGTGGGGATAGTTTTCCATGATCACTCAGCCGGTCCTCAAAGAATACAGGGCTGCCCACACTGGACCCACCTGGTGTAGAGAACCCAGAATCCTCTGACATGTTCCCAGTATCCCTGGAGCTCCTGCTGCTCAGCTGGCTGGTCTGGTTGTTTAGATGAGAGGATGAGGCATTGGGGaggcctccctctcctctctggaGGTAATAGTGTGGAGTCACAGTTTGTGGGTTGTGCTGAGGAGCTGTAGTTAGAGGCAAAATAGGAGAGTTGGAGGGGTCTTTGACCAGGCCAAAGCGGAACTTCAGAGCAAGCAGTTCAGCTCTTAGTCGAGCATTTTCCTCCAGCAGCGCCAGAACACGGTTCTCCAGGACCATATCATTCATACGCCGCTTCTCGCGAGAGCGCTTAGCTGCCTCATTGTTCTTCCTTCTCTTGTCCCAGTAGCCATCATCCTTTTTGTCATGAGGGATGAACTCGCGCTTGCGACGAATGCTGGAAGACGGACTCTCTTTTCGTTTTGCGGCTGAGCTGCGACCGAGCAAGGAGCGGGCCAGTAGGCTGCTGGAGGTCAGGATAGACACAGCTTCATCTGTGAAGGACAGAGATCctgaccctcctcctcctccaccacctgCTGCAGGTGAGTCCAGAGTCTGGAGCACGGTCATGTCCTGCTGCCCCCTCATCTGGGAGTCCTCTTCAAACATCTTTACTGTCCAGAGAGAAGGGACTTTCCTTTATGTTCAGACTGGGGAGATCTGCTTGTCTCTCAGGATGCAGCAACAGTGCC contains the following coding sequences:
- the nfil3-6 gene encoding nuclear factor, interleukin 3 regulated, member 6 codes for the protein MFEEDSQMRGQQDMTVLQTLDSPAAGGGGGGGSGSLSFTDEAVSILTSSSLLARSLLGRSSAAKRKESPSSSIRRKREFIPHDKKDDGYWDKRRKNNEAAKRSREKRRMNDMVLENRVLALLEENARLRAELLALKFRFGLVKDPSNSPILPLTTAPQHNPQTVTPHYYLQRGEGGLPNASSSHLNNQTSQLSSRSSRDTGNMSEDSGFSTPGGSSVGSPVFFEDRLSDHGKLSPHRSEEVGYDLHHSPADLHHTAGLTGERLDQAEAMKNLPHKLRFKTPGSGDAGDAAGDNMSARRSPTLSTVGREGQREVTRGLSGGEMGAGHCTGSWLQQLEGDDARRGRLSPHYNASASIYSLQTSSTQGPTEGQFKHENTHLKSQLNSLSEEVAQLKKLFTEQLMAKVN